Genomic DNA from Streptomyces diastaticus subsp. diastaticus:
GACGAAGGTGGGCCGACCACCGCCGAACCCTGGAAGCCATCGCGTGGAAGTACCGAACCTGCTCACCTTGGCGTGACCTGCCGGAGGAACTCGGGTCCTTTCAGACCGCGCACAAACGCCTGATCAGGTGGGCCGTGGACGGCACGTGGGAACGAATCCTCGCGGCGATCCTCGCTGTGGCGGATGCCGGTGGCGACGTGGGCTGGACGGTCTCGGTGGACTCCACTGTCTGCCGCGCCCATCAGCATTCGGCCGGAGCCAGGAAAAAAGGGCTTCCGACCGGCCCGAGCCCGAGGACCACGCGCTTGGACGCTCTCGTGGTGGCTTGAGCACGAAGGTTCACTTGGCGAGCGACAGCCGGGCACGGCCTCTGTCCATGCACGTCACGGCAGGCCAGGCTGGCGACGCGCCGGCCTTCGAGGCGGTCATGGCCGGAATCCGAATCCCACGAAGCGGACTCGGCAGGCCAAGAACCCGCCCTGCGGTCGTCCTGGCGGATCGCGCCTACTCCTCCCGCGCGATCCGCGGGCACCTCCGTCGACGCGGCATCCGTGCGGTCATCCCGCAGCCCGCCGACCAGATCGGCCACCGCCTGCGGCGAGGCCGCGCCGGAGGCAGGCCCCCCGGCTTCAACGTCGAGGCATACAAGGAGCGCAATACCGTCGAGCGATGCATCGCCCGACTCAAGCAGTGGCGCGGCCTCGCAATGCGGACGGACAAGCTCGCCATCGCCTACCAGGCCGCACTCCACCTTGCTGCCATCCTCATCTGGACCCGGTGCTGAGCAAGGCGCCGAAGGACTCTTCAGGCCAACCCGTGCTTGATCAGTCGGTTCTGCTCTCCGTCAAAGATGCTGGCCAGGGCTTCGGCCTCCCGCAGGTTCCCGCCGAAGAGACCCCGCCGGTCGACGTGAACGATCAAAATGTCGTGGCTGTCGATCACCTCAGAGATGCCCCGGGTCTCGATCGTGTCCGACCACGCATCCAGATTCCGGCCGAACCACTTCGGCAGCCCGCATGGCTCACTCACCGCGTCCCAGAAGTCGTTGAGGGTCTCGATCAGTCGACCACGCAGGTCAACGACCAGCTCGCTATCCGTCATCGCAGCAGACTAACCAGCCCACCCCATGAGGCACTCACCAGCCAAAGAGACAGGCCCTAGGCCCAGCTTGCGGCCGGGTTCGGCATCGGCACCACGACGGCCTACCGCTACGTCACCGAGGCGGTCGAGCTCCTGGCCGCTCTCGCCCCCGGCCTGACCGACGCGGTGCGGACCGCATCGGCGAAGGCGTACCTGATCCTGGACGGCACCCTCCTGCCCATCGACCGCATCGCCGCGGACCGGCCGTTCTACTCCGGCAAGCACAAGAAGCACGGGATGAACGTGCAGATCCTCGCCGACCCCTTCGGCCGGCTGCTGTGGGCCTCACCCGCCCTGCCCGGCGCCGTCCACGACATCCGCGCAGCCCGCGAACACGGGATCATCGACGCCCTCGCCGAGGCAGACGTCCCATGCTGGGCCGACAAGGCATACCGAGGCACCGGCGGCACGGTCCGCATCCCATGCTGGGGACGGTGGGAAACCCTCTCCACAGGCCAGCAGGCGGTCAACCGGTCCCACGCAAAGATCCGGGCCCTCGTCGAACAGGCCGTCGCCACCCTCAAGTCCTGGCGACTCCTCCGCAGGCTACGGTGCTCGACCACCCGGATCACCAGCCTCGTCCAAGCCATCCTCACCCTGCATCTGACCAGCTCGGAGTGAGGATGGAAAAGGCTCACTGCTCACGCTGGTGCCCCTCCGTGAACGAGACGTTCGCCCAGCTCGGCGCCGGGTTCGCGATATCACAGGTCACCGCCTGGCGCTACGTTGGCGAGGCCCTGGACGTGCTGGCCTCCTGGGCCTCAGGCCTCCATGAAGCCCTCACCGGCCCTCGGTGAGGGCGGCCACGTCATCGTTGACGGCACGCTGATCCCCACCGACCGCGTCCGCGCCGATCAGCCGTACTGCTCGCAGAAACACAAGAAGCACGGCATGAACGTACAGGTCATAGCCCGCCCTGACGGCACACCACGCGACAGTCGGCCGCGCACATGGCCTGACCGCGGCCCGCGCCCACGGCATCGTCCAGGCCGCCTGTCTGACCCGGCGGATCCTCGTGCCGGCGGACTGCGCCTACCAGGGTGCCGGAACTACCTTCCACACCCCGTACTACCACCACGGCGAACAGCCCGAGCAATACCAGCAGTTCAACCGCGACCACGCCTGCCTCCGAGTCCCCGGCGAACGCGCCTTCGCCCGACTCGTGCGTCATGCACAGAGCATGCTCCTCCACCCGCCGTATCAGCCGCACCGTCCAAGTCATCCACATGCTACTGACCTGCGACTATTCAGGATGAAGGAGGCCCACTGATGCAGCGGTACACCGTGCTCGTCCGCACCTGAAACCAGCTGCGAGCTGAGGGTGTGGTTCCGTCCGTAGATGCGCCAGCACCAACAGGGCTTGAAGGCCGGCCGGGAGCCGGCGCCAGCGGCTTTTGATCCGACGACGGTGTTCTCCCAGGCGAGCGGCGAGGAAGGGCAGGGACCGACTCGACACGTCCAGCACGCACGGGTGGACAAGTATGTGAAGCCTCTGGTGGGTACCGGGTGATCGTGGTCGTGAACCCGTCTACTGGGGGCTTCACTTATCTGTCGAACCAACCGGCCAGCACACACAGCAAGTTGGCAAAGGCGCACTGTCCGCGGTCTTGGCCACTCGTCGGACAATGCCGAACGGCTGATGGCCTTTCACCGCAGGTGCTGCCAGATGTTCACGCCGCTTCCCCGGCGAGATCGGCGAGTGCCAACACGGTGGGTGCGTCAGATGCCGTCCTCCGGCGGTATCGGTTGTTCCGTGGGCGGGGGGCTGGTCAGTGCCGTGCCCAGGGCGGTGGGTGCGTAGTAGACCGTGCGGCCCACGCGGTAGCGAGTGACCAGATCTGCGTCACGGAGCGCGGTGAGGTGCCCGGAGACGGTGGCGGGGCTCAGGCTGAGGTTTCGGGCCAAGGTGCTGGTCGAGACGGGCTTGTGCAGACTGGTCAGCACCCTGGCGCGGGTACGTCCGATAAGGCGCTGGAGGCTCTGTGAGGCTGAGGGGTGGGGTGAGGACTGCCAGAGGTCGCCGACTCCGCGCGCAGGGTAGATCAGGGTGGGCTGCCAGGGTGCTTCGACCACCACGGTGAGCGTCGGCCATACGAAGGCGCTCGGTAGGAGTAGGAGCCCTTGCCCGCCCAGGGGGTGCCGGGTCCGGTGAGGAGCCGCGATATGGAGTGCGCCGAGTTCGTGCCAGGTGATGGTGGGGTGCAACTCGGTGAGCATGCGATGGAGTCCGCCCTCGGCCAATTGACGGGACCTGACGGCGATGTCGGCATCGAGCAAGTCCCGGAGCTGGGGCCATTGCGGGGCGATGAGCCAGTTCCAGCAGGTACGGATCAGGGTGACGAGCTGAGCGAGGGTGCGGGCGGGGTCGGCGAGGAGACGGTCGGCGACTTCGGGGCGCGGAGGCGTCTTCCGTTCGGGCCCGTGGAGACAGCGGCGGAGTTCCTCCCTCACATGGGCGAGGGGGGTGTCCGCGACCCGGGCCAGTTCGTCCTCGATCTCTGAGAGCGGGCCGGTCGGGGGCGGGGTCAGGAAGTCCGGTGTGTACCCGGTACGCGGGAGGAGGGTCAGGAGCGGGGAGAGTTGTTTCTCGTCGAGCTCGGGGCGGAGTTTCCTCAGCCAGGGCAGGTGGTAGGCCTGGCGACGGGGATCAGCGAGGGTCCGTACGGCGGCGACGGTCTCCCACAGGGGGGAGAGCGCGAAGCGGCATTTCAGCAGGTCCGCTGTCTCCACGAGCAACTGCACCGCCATGACCGCACCTTGTCTCTCATGGCCGCAACAGGCCTGTGGATTCGGCTATTTCCGAATCCATTGAACCGCGGTCGGGGTGGTCTGGATGCTGCGTTCCATGTCTCAGCACAGCTCCCGCGTCCCTTTGCAGAGCGACTCCGCCGCCCCTTCCACTTCCACCGCGCCCGCGACGTACCGTACGGTCCTGGCGGTACGCGAGTTCCGCATGATCTTCCTCGCGCAGGTCATCGCGACTCTGGGCAATGTCGTCGCACAGATCACGCTCTCGATCATGGTGTACCAGCGGACGCAGTCACCGCTGTTGTCCTCGCTGACGTTCGCGCTGGGCTTTGTCCCCTATGTCTTCGGGGCGACGTTGCTGTCGGCCGTGGCTGACCGGCATCCCGCCCGGGACGTCATGGTGGCCTGCCAGGCGCTCAGTTGCGTGGTGGTCGGCGCCATGGCCATTCCCGGGATGCCCATTCCCGTCCTGCTCGTCCTGCTGCTGGTGCTCGGCACCGTCGCCCCGGTGTTCCAGGGGGCTCGTGCGGCGAGCCTGCCGGACCTGCTGTCCGGCTCGGGGTACGTGCTTGGCCGGTCCCTGCTGCGGCTCGTCTCGCAGAGCACCCAAATCATCGGTTTCGCGGTCGGCGGGCTGCTGCTCCTCGTGATGACCTCCTCGCAGGCCCTGCTCGCGGCGGCGGCGGGATTCGGTCTGGCGGTCTTGCTCCTCCGGTTCGGGACCCGCCGTCGGGCGGCCCGCGAGCCGGAAGGCGGTACTCAGGGTTCGGTGGCCCGTGCGTCCCTGTCGGGCGTACGGCAGGTGCTGGCCGTCCCCGGGCTCCGTCCGCTGCTGTTGCTGACCTGGCTGCCGCCGGCCTTCGCCGTCGCCCCTGAGGCTCTGGCCTCTCCGTACGCGGACGAGCTTGGTGGCGGCCCGGCTGCCGTGGGGCTGCTGTTGTGCGCCGCGCCGGCGGGCTCGGTGGTCGGCGAGTTGCTGGCCGGCACCCTGCTCACCGCACGAACCCGGGTCCGGATGGTGCTGCCGACTGCCGTGCTGATGTTCCTCCCGCTGCTCGGGTTCGCGTTCCGCCCCGGCCTGTGGACATCGGTGGCCCTGCTGACGGTGTGCGGTCTCGGCTTCACCTACGCCATGGGGCTGGACCAGCGGGTCCTCGACGCGACCCCCGAGGAACTGCGCGGACGGGCGCTGACCATTACGCTGGCGGGTCTGATGATCACCCAGGGGCTGGGGTTCGCCGCTGCCGGCGCGGTCGCGGAGTTCCTGCCGCCCCACATCGTGATCGTGATCGTGGGCTCCCTCGGCCTGCTGACCCTGGCGTGGTGCGGGGCGTCGATGCGCCCTCGCAAGGACAGGCAGGCAACCCGGCTGCCTGTGGCGGATCAGGCAGCGTAGGCAGAACTGGGGCTCGGCGGGAGGGCGTGTCCGGCCGAGCCCCAGCGCTGTACCGGCGTCGGAGTAGTCAGCGGGGCAGCGGCTGGAGCGCAGCCCATTCCTGGTTTTGGTCAAGCCATCGCATGAGGGCGAAACCGGCTGCCTCGACCACTTCCTCGAACTCCCGATCGGAGTAGACGACGTCGGTCCACGCATGGGTCCACGTGGTGTCGCCGTGGCGGCATTCCTGCGCCGCGTACAGCACCCCGGATTCGAGGCGGGCCTCGGTTATGGTCAGAACCATCCGGCCGGACCGCACGGTGTGCCCCGCCTTCAGGCCAGTGAGCCTCTTCCAACCTGTCACTGAAGTCCGCTAGTTGTATTGACCCGCTGCGTTGTTGACACGGCTGATCGGTGGTTGGCCGCCGAGTGCGGTGTGGCGGCGGTGGTGGTTGTAGGCGTGGAGGAACGGTTCGAGGACTTCG
This window encodes:
- a CDS encoding IS5 family transposase (programmed frameshift), which translates into the protein MPVRLVITDAMWDRIEPLMPADPVRGRRWADHRRTLEAIAWKYRTCSPWRDLPEELGSFQTAHKRLIRWAVDGTWERILAAILAVADAGGDVGWTVSVDSTVCRAHQHSAGARKKGLPDRPEPEDHALGRSRGGLSTKVHLASDSRARPLSMHVTAGQAGDAPAFEAVMAGIRIPRSGLGRPRTRPAVVLADRAYSSRAIRGHLRRRGIRAVIPQPADQIGHRLRRGRAGGRPPGFNVEAYKERNTVERCIARLKQWRGLAMRTDKLAIAYQAALHLAAILIWTRC
- a CDS encoding barstar family protein, translated to MTDSELVVDLRGRLIETLNDFWDAVSEPCGLPKWFGRNLDAWSDTIETRGISEVIDSHDILIVHVDRRGLFGGNLREAEALASIFDGEQNRLIKHGLA
- a CDS encoding ArsR/SmtB family transcription factor; the protein is MAVQLLVETADLLKCRFALSPLWETVAAVRTLADPRRQAYHLPWLRKLRPELDEKQLSPLLTLLPRTGYTPDFLTPPPTGPLSEIEDELARVADTPLAHVREELRRCLHGPERKTPPRPEVADRLLADPARTLAQLVTLIRTCWNWLIAPQWPQLRDLLDADIAVRSRQLAEGGLHRMLTELHPTITWHELGALHIAAPHRTRHPLGGQGLLLLPSAFVWPTLTVVVEAPWQPTLIYPARGVGDLWQSSPHPSASQSLQRLIGRTRARVLTSLHKPVSTSTLARNLSLSPATVSGHLTALRDADLVTRYRVGRTVYYAPTALGTALTSPPPTEQPIPPEDGI
- a CDS encoding MFS transporter; the protein is MSQHSSRVPLQSDSAAPSTSTAPATYRTVLAVREFRMIFLAQVIATLGNVVAQITLSIMVYQRTQSPLLSSLTFALGFVPYVFGATLLSAVADRHPARDVMVACQALSCVVVGAMAIPGMPIPVLLVLLLVLGTVAPVFQGARAASLPDLLSGSGYVLGRSLLRLVSQSTQIIGFAVGGLLLLVMTSSQALLAAAAGFGLAVLLLRFGTRRRAAREPEGGTQGSVARASLSGVRQVLAVPGLRPLLLLTWLPPAFAVAPEALASPYADELGGGPAAVGLLLCAAPAGSVVGELLAGTLLTARTRVRMVLPTAVLMFLPLLGFAFRPGLWTSVALLTVCGLGFTYAMGLDQRVLDATPEELRGRALTITLAGLMITQGLGFAAAGAVAEFLPPHIVIVIVGSLGLLTLAWCGASMRPRKDRQATRLPVADQAA